The following coding sequences lie in one Pectobacterium sp. A5351 genomic window:
- a CDS encoding adenylosuccinate synthase — MGKNVVVLGTQWGDEGKGKVVDLLTERAKYVVRYQGGHNAGHTLVINGEKTVLHLIPSGILRENVVSIIGNGVVLAPDALMKEMTELEARGVPVRERLLLSEACPLILPYHVALDNAREKARGAKAIGTTGRGIGPAYEDKVARRGLRVGDLFDKETFAVKLKEIVEYHNFQLVNYYKADAVDYQKVLDDVLAIADILTAMVVDVSDLLYKAHLRGDFVMFEGAQGTLLDIDHGTYPYVTSSNTTAGGVATGSGLGPRYVDYVLGIVKAYSTRVGAGPFPTELFEEVGEHLSQKGNEFGATTGRRRRTGWLDAVAVRRAVQINSLSGFCLTKLDVLDGLKEIKICVGYRLPNGTEVDTTPLAAEGWEGLEPIYETMPGWSESTFGVKDHSKLPQAALNYIKRIEEITGVPIDIISTGPDRSETMVLRDPFDA; from the coding sequence ATGGGTAAGAACGTCGTCGTACTGGGCACCCAATGGGGTGACGAAGGTAAAGGCAAGGTCGTTGACCTGCTGACTGAACGGGCTAAATATGTTGTGCGCTATCAGGGTGGACACAACGCTGGCCACACGCTGGTTATCAACGGTGAAAAAACCGTACTTCATTTAATTCCTTCTGGCATTCTGCGTGAAAATGTTGTCAGCATCATCGGTAACGGTGTTGTGCTGGCACCTGACGCATTGATGAAAGAAATGACGGAGCTTGAAGCGCGTGGCGTCCCGGTACGCGAACGTCTGCTGCTTTCTGAAGCTTGTCCGTTAATCCTGCCTTATCACGTCGCGCTGGATAACGCCCGTGAGAAAGCGCGTGGTGCGAAAGCAATTGGTACGACTGGCCGTGGTATCGGTCCTGCGTATGAAGATAAAGTTGCTCGCCGTGGCCTGCGCGTTGGCGATCTGTTTGATAAAGAAACCTTTGCCGTCAAACTGAAAGAGATCGTCGAATACCATAACTTCCAGTTGGTTAACTACTACAAAGCCGACGCGGTCGACTACCAGAAAGTGCTGGACGATGTGCTGGCGATTGCTGACATCCTGACTGCGATGGTGGTTGATGTTTCCGATCTGCTGTACAAAGCGCACCTGCGTGGCGATTTCGTCATGTTTGAAGGCGCACAGGGTACGCTGCTGGATATCGACCACGGTACTTATCCGTACGTGACTTCCTCAAATACCACGGCGGGTGGCGTTGCTACCGGTTCTGGTCTGGGGCCACGTTATGTAGACTATGTGCTGGGTATCGTTAAAGCTTACTCTACCCGTGTGGGCGCAGGTCCATTCCCGACTGAGCTGTTTGAAGAAGTCGGTGAGCACCTGTCTCAGAAAGGTAATGAGTTTGGCGCGACAACAGGTCGCCGTCGTCGTACTGGCTGGCTGGATGCAGTTGCCGTGCGTCGTGCAGTACAGATCAACTCGCTGTCTGGCTTCTGTCTGACCAAGCTGGATGTTCTGGACGGCCTGAAAGAGATTAAAATCTGCGTAGGCTATCGTTTGCCGAATGGCACCGAAGTGGATACCACTCCGCTGGCTGCTGAAGGCTGGGAAGGTCTTGAGCCGATTTACGAAACGATGCCAGGCTGGTCTGAAAGCACGTTTGGCGTGAAAGATCACAGTAAACTGCCGCAGGCTGCGCTGAACTACATCAAACGTATCGAAGAAATTACGGGTGTGCCGATTGATATTATTTCTACCGGCCCAGATCGTAGCGAAACGATGGTGTTGCGCGATCCGTTCGACGCTTGA
- a CDS encoding DUF2065 domain-containing protein, with protein MNSTIWLALGLVLVLEGLGPLLFPRLWRRMILGIAQLPDNVLRRFGGGIVVAGCVIYYMLRSRMGS; from the coding sequence ATGAATTCAACGATTTGGCTGGCACTTGGGCTGGTTTTGGTGCTCGAAGGATTGGGGCCGTTGCTGTTTCCCCGCCTCTGGCGGCGTATGATTTTGGGTATCGCGCAGCTGCCGGACAATGTTTTGCGCCGTTTCGGCGGCGGAATAGTTGTTGCTGGGTGCGTGATCTACTACATGTTGCGTAGCCGGATGGGCAGCTAG
- the hflC gene encoding protease modulator HflC: protein MRKPLLFILILVLMVVYASLFVVQEGQRGIVMRFGKVLRDDDNKPLIYAPGLQFKIPFIDSVKMLDARIQTMENQADRFITKEQKDLIVDSYLKWRISDFSRYYLATGGGDISQAEVLLKRKFSDRLRSEIGRLDVKGIVTDSRGQLMSDVREALNTGTGETTEADNAIASAAARVEKETTGNEPHINPNSMAALGIEVIDVRIKQINLPTEVSDAIYQRMRAEREAVARRHRSQGQEEAEKLKAAADYEVTRTLAEAERQGRITRGEGDAEAAKLFANAFSEDPDFYAFVRSLRAYESSFSNNQDVMVLSPDSDFFRYMKSPDSSMAPRR, encoded by the coding sequence ATGCGTAAGCCCTTACTATTTATCCTGATCCTGGTACTGATGGTGGTCTATGCGTCACTGTTTGTGGTGCAGGAAGGCCAGCGCGGCATTGTGATGCGTTTTGGCAAAGTATTGCGTGATGACGACAATAAACCGCTGATCTATGCACCGGGATTGCAGTTCAAGATTCCGTTTATCGACTCAGTGAAAATGCTGGATGCGCGTATCCAGACGATGGAAAACCAGGCTGACCGCTTTATCACTAAAGAGCAGAAAGACCTGATTGTCGATTCTTACCTCAAATGGCGTATTAGCGATTTCAGCCGCTACTATCTGGCAACGGGCGGTGGTGACATCTCTCAGGCTGAAGTTCTGCTGAAACGTAAATTCAGTGACCGTCTGCGTTCCGAGATTGGTCGTCTGGATGTAAAAGGCATTGTTACCGACTCACGTGGGCAACTGATGTCCGACGTGCGTGAAGCACTGAATACCGGTACGGGGGAAACCACCGAAGCCGATAATGCGATTGCTTCTGCTGCTGCGCGCGTTGAGAAAGAAACGACGGGCAACGAGCCTCATATCAACCCTAACAGTATGGCTGCACTGGGGATTGAGGTTATCGATGTGCGAATTAAGCAAATCAACCTGCCAACGGAAGTCTCTGACGCGATTTACCAGCGTATGCGTGCAGAGCGTGAAGCGGTAGCGCGTCGCCACCGTTCACAAGGTCAGGAAGAAGCTGAAAAGCTGAAAGCGGCGGCAGACTATGAAGTCACTCGTACGCTGGCTGAAGCTGAACGTCAGGGACGTATCACCCGTGGTGAAGGGGATGCCGAAGCGGCGAAACTGTTTGCGAATGCATTCAGTGAAGATCCTGACTTCTACGCTTTTGTTCGTAGCCTGCGCGCGTATGAAAGCAGCTTCAGTAATAATCAGGATGTGATGGTTCTCAGCCCGGATAGCGACTTCTTCCGCTACATGAAGTCACCGGATAGCAGTATGGCACCACGCCGCTGA